One window from the genome of Xiphophorus hellerii strain 12219 chromosome 16, Xiphophorus_hellerii-4.1, whole genome shotgun sequence encodes:
- the LOC116734867 gene encoding voltage-dependent calcium channel gamma-1 subunit-like produces MFEEQVTKVKITSVVIVVGMSAMLAAVVTDHWAVLSPRVEKLNATCEAAHFGLWRLCKKTIFMMKEDPQGKGCGPISLPGAKNCSYFKHFTSGEEAEVFEVKTQKEYNISAAAIAIFSLFFMILGTLCVIFSFGKGRDYLLRPAGMFFAFAGLCIIISVEVMRQSVKRMIDSDETIWIEYYYSWSFTCACASFTLLILSGAALLLISMPHMPRNPWETCMDAEPDTLD; encoded by the exons ATGTTTGAGGAGCAGGTGACAAAGGTCAAGATCACATCTGTGGTGATCGTCGTCGGCATGTCTGCGATGCTGGCGGCAGTGGTGACAGATCACTGGGCCGTCCTGAGTCCCAGGGTGGAGAAGCTCAATGCCACATGTGAGGCGGCCCACTTTGGCCTCTGGAGGCTTTGCAAGAAGACCATCTTCATGATGAAGGAAGACCCTCAGGGCAAAGGATGTGGCCCCATCAGCTTACCTGGAG CAAAAAACTGCTCCTACTTCAAACACTTCACATCGGGAGAAGAAGCTGAGGTTTTTGAAGTGAAGACCCAAAAAG AGTACAATATCTCCGCTGCAGCCATTGCTATCTTCAGTCTGTTCTTCATGATTCTGGGCACTCTGTGTGTGATCTTTTCTTTTGGAAAAGGACGAGACTACTTGCTCCGACCTGCCGGGATGTTCTTTGCCTTTGCAG GCCTTTGTATTATCATTTCCGTTGAAGTGATGCGCCAGTCTGTCAAGCGAATGATCGATAGCGATGAGACCATCTGGATTGAATACTATTACTCCTGGTCCTTTACCTGTGCCTGCGCCTCCTTcaccctcctcatcctcagtgGAGCTGCCCTTCTTCTTATCTCAATGCCCCACATGCCTCGTAACCCCTGGGAAACCTGCATGGACGCTGAGCCAGACACCTTGGATTAG